The Ignicoccus hospitalis KIN4/I genome includes the window GCACCTCCGCGATTATCTGGCACTCGGCGCTCTCCCCCTTCTTCACGGTCTTGCAGCTGGTGGCGAGCTGGTTCACCCCCATTTCGGCTAGCTTCTCCGCTATCTCCGCCAACTTGCCCTTTTCGTCCTTGAACAACACAAATATTTCCAATATGACCTTGTCCTCGCTCACGCTGGGAAGGATGGTTATTTCACCCTTGTTGAGGTCGGCTATCATCACGACGTAGCTGCCGCCC containing:
- a CDS encoding AbrB/MazE/SpoVT family DNA-binding domain-containing protein yields the protein MRLVELLKVDMKGRITIPRTVRDALNIEGGSYVVMIADLNKGEITILPSVSEDKVILEIFVLFKDEKGKLAEIAEKLAEMGVNQLATSCKTVKKGESAECQIIAEVPKELDPKEVEERLRALEGVSEASAVKVPQPSPSERA